A single window of Engraulis encrasicolus isolate BLACKSEA-1 chromosome 20, IST_EnEncr_1.0, whole genome shotgun sequence DNA harbors:
- the lgals17 gene encoding galectin 17 encodes MTDSVPSIPLFPWFLFGTLLCSHVNCSPSLISISCGVGQSAVLPCMVLSPSSSSPDQLALPPPSDSPYIQWLSMSETVFERMGPEDFQGEGFEGRADVPQEMLQRGNCSLLLGDARLVDSGVYQSYLVVGQTKVKRKVLLQSVDLVVRDYKLKQTVRKGSDLLLELHTPQAQQVVFQKEQHPRWAVVWSRGGVETRSRSSSSSSSRVRQDGERLIFTDIGWEDEGTYRVMDEHGLALSTVMVSVTETTEPTFQKKDFLTGYSAASSLPGPALCLLPLCALLHHFL; translated from the exons ATGACAGACTCAGTTCCAAGCATTCCCCTGTTTCCTTGGTTTCTGTTTGGCACACTTCTGT GTTCCCATGTCAACTGCTCACCCTCCCTGATCTCCATCTCTTGTGGCGTGGGTCAGTCTGCAGTGCTGCCCTGCATGGTCttgtccccttcctcttcctcccctgacCAGCTCGCCCTGCCCCCGCCCTCAGACTCCCCGTACATCCAGTGGCTCAGCATGTCAGAGACGGTGTTCGAGCGCATGGGGCCCGAGGACTTCCAG GGCGAGGGCTTTGAGGGGCGAGCGGACGTGCCCCAGGAGATGCTGCAGAGGGGGAACTGCTCGCTGCTCCTGGGGGACGCCCGGCTGGTGGACTCTGGCGTCTACCAGAGCTACCTGGTGGTGGGCCAAACCAAGGTGAAGAGGAAGGTGCTGCTGCAAAGCGTCGACTTGGTTGTCAGAG ACTATAAGTTAAAACAGACTGTCCGGAAGGGGAGTGACCTGCTGTTGGAGCTCCACACCCCCCAGGCCCAGCAGGTGGTGTTCCAGAAAGAGCAGCACCCCAGGTGGGCAGTAGTGTGGTCCAGAGGTGGTGTGGAGACACGGTCCAGATCATCCAGCTCCAGTTCCTCCAGAGTGAGGCAGGATGGGGAGAGGCTCATCTTTACAGACATCGGGTGGGAAGACGAGGGCACCTACCGGGTGATGGACGAACACGGACTGGCACTGAGTACGGTGATGGTGTCCGTGACAG AAACTACTGAGCCAACTTTTCAGAAGAAAGATTTTTTGACAG GCTACTCGGCAGCCAGCAGCTTACCTGGTCCAGCTCTctgcctcctccctctctgtgcACTCTTGCATCACTTCCTCTAA